The Proteus vulgaris genome has a segment encoding these proteins:
- a CDS encoding hemin uptake protein — MNKKANNLENSLTKQNSHSSIIQSINSIELLGKNGVVYIQHNGELYQLRQTKAGKLILTK; from the coding sequence ATGAATAAAAAAGCTAATAATTTGGAGAATTCTTTAACTAAACAGAATTCTCATTCTTCAATAATTCAATCTATCAATAGTATTGAATTATTAGGTAAAAATGGCGTGGTTTACATTCAACATAACGGAGAGCTGTATCAACTACGTCAAACAAAAGCAGGAAAATTAATCCTGACTAAATAA